A region of the Conyzicola lurida genome:
CCATGCCGTCGATGCCGTACGCGGCGCCCGACACGATCGCGTACCCGCGGTCCACCAGCCCGGCCGAGGCCTCCCCGGTGACGGTCTCCCCGTAGCCGGTCGCAGCCCGCGCGCCGACGAGCGACATCGACCGCGGCAGCGCGGCAAGCGCCTCGTCGGTTCCGCGCACCCAGAGTGCGAGCGGCGCGTGCTCCTCGAGGTCGTCGACCCCGGCCGGCCAGCGCGGGTCGGACGGCACCAGGAGTCGCGCCCCGACCCGGGCGGCCTGCCGCAGCGGGTGCAGGGTGGCCGCGTCGGCGAGCCGCGGCATCCATCGTTTAAGAGCCGTGTCGAGATCATCGGCCGGCAGGGTGTCGTGGCCGGCGTCGGCCAGCCGTGCGTTCAGTTCGACGGGCGACCAGCCCGCACGGAGCCCGCGCAGCGCGCCACCCGCGCCGAGGGCGTCGACGACGGCAAACGCGAAGCGGTCGCCCGGCTCGGCGATGCCGCTCCACGCCGCTCGCGCGAACACCTCCTCGATGCCCGCCCGGTCGAGGTCGTGCCCGGCCACCGCCGTCACGAGCGGCACAAGATCGTTCTCGCCGAAGCCCAGGATTGTCATGAGTTCATCGCCTTCCGCAGGTAGAGGGCGCGGCCCACGTGGTCGGCGCCCGGGATGTCGCGCCCGTCGAGGTCGGCGAGCGTCCAGCCGAGCCGCAGCACCCGGTCGTAGCCGCGCATGGTGATGCCGCCGCGTTCGAGCGCCCGGTCGATGGAGGCGGTCGTCGACGGGGCGAGCCGCATCCGCGCGCTGCGCAGCCACGGTCCGGGAACGTGCGAGTTGAGCGTCCACGGCGTGCTGGCGAGCCGCGCCGCCGCGGCCTCCCGCGCCGCGAGTACCCGGCCACGCGCGACGGCGGTGGACATGCGCGGGGTGTCGTCGGCCAGGCGCAGCTGCGCGCTGGTGATGCGGTTGACGCGCAGCTGGATGTCGATGCGGTCGAGCAGCGGCCCCGAGATGCGCCCCAGGTAGCGGCGGCGGGCGGTCGGCGTGCAGGTGCAGTCGGAGTCGCGGGCTCCGTACTGGCCGCACGGGCACGGGTTGGCCGCCATGACGAGCTGGAACGCGCCGGGGAAGTGCGCGACCGAGTTGGCGCGGTGGATGCTGATCACCCCGCTCTCGAGCGGCTGCCGCAGCGCGTCGAGCACGCTGGACGGGAACTCGGGCGCCTCGTCGAGGAACAGCACGCCGTGCGACGCCCGCGCCGCCGCGCCCGGACGGATCAGCCCGCTGCCGCCGCCGATCAGCGCTGCCGCGGTCGCCGTGTGGTGCGGGCTCTCCAGCGGAGGACGCGTGGGCAGCGCGGACCCGACCGGCAGGCCGGCGAGCGACCGCAGCGAGCTCACCTCGAGCGCGTCCTCGGGGCTGAGCGCGGGCAGAAGCCCGGGCAGCCGGGCCGCGAGCATCGTTTTGCCGGCGCCCGGCGGCCCGAGCAGGAACACGTGGTGCCCGCCCGCGGCGGCGGCCAGCATCGCCTCGACCGAGTCGGCGCTGCCGATGACGTCGGCGAGGTCGAGCTGATCGTCGTGCTCCGGGGCGACGGGGAGGTGCCCGAGGATCGGTTCGACCGGCACGGGCTCGAACTCGCCGCCGTGCCAGATGACGGCGTCGAGCAGGGATGCCGCGGCGACCACCCGCACCCCGGGCACGAGCGCCGCTTCCTCGGCGTTGCCGGTCGGCACCATGACGGTCGTGAACCCGGCCGCCTGCGCGCCGACCACCGCCGGCAGGATGCCCGCGATCGGCCGCAGCCGCCCGTCGAGACCGAGCTCGCCGAGGTGCACCACCCGGTCGACCGACGCGGGATCGACCGTGCCGGCCGAAGCGAGAATGGCCAGCGCGATGCCGAGGTCGAATCCCGAGCCGTGTTTGGGCAGAGCCGCGGGCGAGAGGTTGACGGTGATCTTGTGCGGGGGCAGGTCGCACCCCGAGTTGGTGGCCGCCGCCCGCACCCGGTCTTTCGCCTCGCCGAGCGCCGCGTCGGGCAGCCCGATGAGCACGAAGAACGGCAGGTTGGCCGAGATGTCGGCCTCGATCTCCACGATCGCCCCGCGCAGCCCCAACAGGGACACCGCGTGCGTGCGGCCCACCGCCATCAGAACACCCGCTTCAGATGCTCGATCACGACGGCTCCGAACACCGGCGCCACGATCGCCACCGCGTCGATGCGCACCAGTCCGTGGTCGCCGGGGTGCGCCGCACACCACGCCGCGGCCAGCCGGCGCAGCCGCGCCAGCTTGGCCATGGTGATCGCCTCGAGGGGGTGCCCGTACTGCGTGCTCGACCGCGTCTTCACCTCGACGAACACCAGCTCGGGCCCGTCGCGCACCACCAGGTCGATCTCGCCCTGCGTGCACCGCCAGTTGCGCTCGACCAGCCGCATGCCCGCCCTCACGAGGAACTCGCACGCGAGCTCTTCGCCCCGCCTGCCGAGCTCGTCTTTCGCCGCCATGACCACCTCCGGCCATAAGACTGGCCCGCGGCATCCGTCAAGAAATGGATGAGAGCCCCATCGGTCGGGTCCGCCGCGCCGAAGCACCCTGTGGAGGAGAAGTCACTCAGCTTTGTGACGGATACTGGAGTTTCGCTCTTGGGGAAGGTCGCTGTGAACGTATACGAGAACAAGCCGTGGTTGAGCTCTTACGCACCGGGGGTTCCCGACGAGATCGACGAGCCCACCGAGTCGCTCATCGACATGCTCGACGCGAGCGTGAAGAAGTACGGACGCCGCACGGCCCTCGAATTCTTCGGCGCCGAGACCAGCTACGACGAGCTCGCCGAGCAGGTCGCCCGCGCCGCCGAGGGTCTCCGCCGTCTCGGTGTGACGAAGGGCGACCGGGTCGCCATCGTGCTGCCGAACTGCCCGCAGCACGTCGCCGCCTTCTACGCGGTGCTGCGTCTCGGCGCCATCGTGATCGAGCACAACCCGCTCTACACCGCGCGCGAGTTGCGCCACCAGTTCGAGGACCACGGCGCCACCGTCGCCATCGTGTGGGACAAGACGCACGACGCGGTCTCCGCTTTCCCGAACGACCTGCCGCTGAAGAAGATCATCTCGGTCGACATGACGACCGCGCTGCCGCTGGGGAAGCGTGTTGCCCTGCGCCTCCCGATCAAGAAAGCCCGCGAGACCCGCGCCTCGATGACCGCGACGCCCGCCGCCCGCCGCGTCTTCACCTGGGAGAAGCTCATCGACGGCCCGCGCATCCTGCGCAAGCGCCCGCGCCCCTCGGTCGACGACGTCGCCGTTCTGCAGTACACCAGCGGCACCACCGGCACCC
Encoded here:
- a CDS encoding YifB family Mg chelatase-like AAA ATPase, translating into MAVGRTHAVSLLGLRGAIVEIEADISANLPFFVLIGLPDAALGEAKDRVRAAATNSGCDLPPHKITVNLSPAALPKHGSGFDLGIALAILASAGTVDPASVDRVVHLGELGLDGRLRPIAGILPAVVGAQAAGFTTVMVPTGNAEEAALVPGVRVVAAASLLDAVIWHGGEFEPVPVEPILGHLPVAPEHDDQLDLADVIGSADSVEAMLAAAAGGHHVFLLGPPGAGKTMLAARLPGLLPALSPEDALEVSSLRSLAGLPVGSALPTRPPLESPHHTATAAALIGGGSGLIRPGAAARASHGVLFLDEAPEFPSSVLDALRQPLESGVISIHRANSVAHFPGAFQLVMAANPCPCGQYGARDSDCTCTPTARRRYLGRISGPLLDRIDIQLRVNRITSAQLRLADDTPRMSTAVARGRVLAAREAAAARLASTPWTLNSHVPGPWLRSARMRLAPSTTASIDRALERGGITMRGYDRVLRLGWTLADLDGRDIPGADHVGRALYLRKAMNS
- a CDS encoding YraN family protein translates to MAAKDELGRRGEELACEFLVRAGMRLVERNWRCTQGEIDLVVRDGPELVFVEVKTRSSTQYGHPLEAITMAKLARLRRLAAAWCAAHPGDHGLVRIDAVAIVAPVFGAVVIEHLKRVF